In Candidatus Kapaibacterium sp., the genomic window GTAAAAAATAAAAATATGTTGGAAAAATTTGCAAATAGGACAGACGAAGAGCTTTTTGTATATCTGAAATCTAAGGATAGAACGGTATCTCGACAAGCCTTTGACGAAATTTATTCGCGTTACGCAAATAAAATCTATACCTATTGCCGAAAAGTTCTTAATTCAAGTAATATTTCGGAGGACATTTTTCAAGACATTTTTGTAAAATTTTACGAATCTGTCCAAAAAATTGACGAAATGTCAAATGTCCAAGGTTATTTGATAAAAATAGCAAGAAATTTGTGCTTGAATGAAAAAACAAGAGGGAAAGTAGTCAAAGTTACCTTCGATGAATCTCAGTATGAATACAACGACACAAAAATTGAGAATAATGAAATTGCAGATATACTCCATACGTCATTGGATGCTTTGCCTGAAGATTTCCGCGAAGTAATCGTGATGAAAGAGTTCATGGATATGAGTTACAAGGACATTGCTGTGGCACTTGATGTGACTGTTTCGGTAGTCAGAATAAGGATATTCAGAGGCAAACAGAAACTTCGAGAGATTATGACGCCTTACATTAACGATATACAAAATGAAAATTAATTATTAAAAAGTGAGATATTTTATGAATGAGCAAGAATTTTTGAAACCAGACGAGAAACTCACCGCATTTATTGATGGTGAGCTCTCTAAAGAAGAGCTTGGGACACTCTTCTATGAATTAGCTCAAAATCCGGATATGCAGGAAGAGTTTAATCAGTTGATGTTGATTAAGAACACTTTCCGTAACAAGCAGGTTGCAGCTCCGGCTTTCCTGAAAGAAAAGATTTTGACTAAGGTTGGGCTTGGCACGCCAACATTAATCGAGCGTATCTTTTCGCCCGCATTCTACTCTGCAATGTTTGCAGGTTCGTGGCTACGTATAGCATCGGTTTCATCTCTTATTTTGTTGATTGGGCTTGTGATGTTTAGTAAGTTTAATGATTCAAATTCTGATGCGGAAATGCGTCAAATTCTTTTGACTTCAGAATCATCAGCACAACAATATCCGGTAATGAGCAGCCAAAGCGATGATGAAACTGTGAGCGCCAAGTCAGCTAATAATTTGTTGGCTCCTCGCCGAGTAAATAGCCAATCCGGAGCTTTAGCAGCATCAAACCCGAATGCAGCTGTAATCCCTGTGCAAAATGATTTGTCGGATGATTTGGCTCAATTGCCAAATAACGATAATTTGTTGGCAGTGCAGACAAAATTTAGAGCAATCGACAATAGCAACCCATACAATGCCAATTATTTTGATTTTGGCGGTGCGAACTCCTATGGTGTTGTCCAATCCCCGAATTATACATCTTTGGGAAGATTTTTATCAAACGTTAGTTTGTCTTTCAAAAAATTTGGTGCTTATTCTTTCCCAAATTTTGATTTAGCCGCTAGTAATGAGCCAATCATGAATAATTTCAGTATTGGTGCTAATTACAAAGTTGGCAAAAATCATTCCGTAGGATTTGCATATGGTCAAGAGAATTTTTTGATGCAATTTGACCAACAAGAAGGTGAAATCATTTATGATTACAAGCAAAGTTTTAATAGTATGTGGTTAGCCGGTACATACAAGTTTGTATTCGGAGAGATTGGCAATTCAGGAGTCATTCCAGAGTTTAATGCACTTTTTGGTGCATCTCAAGTTGGACCATTAGGCAAAGTAGGTGGCGGAATTGGATACATGATTACTGATAATTTCGTCATGAATTTTGGAATTGAATATAGTGCTATGCTCTATCCTACTCGTGGCGATTGGAAAAATGGCAAATGGTTTTCGACTCATAAATTGGGCTATAGCGTTGGAATTGGAGCCTCATTATAATGATGGTTAGATTGTTCATATTGTTACTTTTTGTGTCGGTCTTAGGTGGATGCCAAGACCCTGCATCAGTTGATGCCACAAGATATAAAGAAGTGAAATATGACCCTAACGATGTACCAGCCAACTTCCTTATCACACCAGCTAATATAATTACCAATGTAATACGCCCCAATCAAGTTTATGAAATTGATTTGACTATGACAAATATTACAGACCAACAAGTAATTGTCTTAGATGCAAATTTCCCTAAGCTCAAAACTTTAACAAGTTTTATAGGATTGTATTTCCCTGTAACTCTCGAAAAAGAATTCACAACAGGTTACACCAAGGATTTTAAGCTTCGATTTCAAAGTAATGAGTCCGGTCATTATCATGATACACTTGTCTATCCTACCCATAAAAACCCCAAAGTTATTTTGACGGCAAAAGTTGCTCATGTTTATGCAGATGATTTGGCTTTTGAAGATACGCAGGTTAATCAGTTCAGTCTGAAAATTTTTCAAATCCGTAATAATTCCGCAGTAGTTGCTACTATCACAGAATTTGAACTTATTGATGCTGAAGGTAACTTTATAAACGAGCCGGAAGTTAGCTTGCCATTGCCAATCAACCCGCAATCAAATTCAGAAGATATAAGAATTGCATTCAACCCTACTAAATCGGGTTTGCACAATGCCAAAATAAAATTCAAAGTTGAGTTTGAATCCGGTGATAATTGGTATTATTACGACCAAATCGAAATTTCAGGAAACGGAAATTAATTCCTGAAAGCCACTTTAACGCAATTGACTTTGATACTATCCAAAATCATCATGTAGGATTTGATTTCAGAACGATAGTTCTTGAGATTGTAGAACTCCTCTTCAGTACTCAAGTCATCATTCCAAATTTTGGACTTCGATAAAACACTGACTTTCTTATCATACTCTTTAAAATTGAAATTGAAATAAAGCTCAGCCTCTCGATTATCAATTCTGACAGGTTTCATCACCTCGAGTTTGCCTCTTACCGAATCATGACTGACAACTTCAAATCCATTCC contains:
- a CDS encoding RNA polymerase sigma factor: MLEKFANRTDEELFVYLKSKDRTVSRQAFDEIYSRYANKIYTYCRKVLNSSNISEDIFQDIFVKFYESVQKIDEMSNVQGYLIKIARNLCLNEKTRGKVVKVTFDESQYEYNDTKIENNEIADILHTSLDALPEDFREVIVMKEFMDMSYKDIAVALDVTVSVVRIRIFRGKQKLREIMTPYINDIQNEN
- a CDS encoding RseA family anti-sigma factor codes for the protein MNEQEFLKPDEKLTAFIDGELSKEELGTLFYELAQNPDMQEEFNQLMLIKNTFRNKQVAAPAFLKEKILTKVGLGTPTLIERIFSPAFYSAMFAGSWLRIASVSSLILLIGLVMFSKFNDSNSDAEMRQILLTSESSAQQYPVMSSQSDDETVSAKSANNLLAPRRVNSQSGALAASNPNAAVIPVQNDLSDDLAQLPNNDNLLAVQTKFRAIDNSNPYNANYFDFGGANSYGVVQSPNYTSLGRFLSNVSLSFKKFGAYSFPNFDLAASNEPIMNNFSIGANYKVGKNHSVGFAYGQENFLMQFDQQEGEIIYDYKQSFNSMWLAGTYKFVFGEIGNSGVIPEFNALFGASQVGPLGKVGGGIGYMITDNFVMNFGIEYSAMLYPTRGDWKNGKWFSTHKLGYSVGIGASL